aatcacctagcctgcacatctttggactatgggaggaaactggagcacccggaggaaacccacgcagacacggggagaatgtgcaaactccacacagacagttacccgaagctggaatcgaccccgggtccctggcgtcgtgaagccgcagtgctaaccactgagccaccgtgctgcccctaatcTCCACCCATTACGCTTCTACTTCCCTACTTCCTGAGGCTGTGATGGTCCTTGCATAATCCTCTACTGTGAGGGCCATTCCTCCTCCTATTCCATTCTTTTTGTCTTTCCGCAATGTTATGTATGCTGAAATACTCATTACCAATTTTGGTACTGTTCCCCAAAGGGTAGAGAGCTGAAATCATACTCAAAGACAAAAGAGATGGAGTAAAATGGAGGCTGAAACAAAGACGGGAGTAATAAAATCTGTTTGGCAATAAAGAGATAATAACAATATTTGAGGTTTGTATGGAAAGAAAATAATCACAAAATAAGACACAAATagtggaaaataaacaaaaaacaatGATAAACATTAAATGAAGTCAAGACATGGACAAGAAGAGAGGAGTTTCTTTTGATTGTGAGGTGATTACCCAACAATATTTTCAGAATTTCAATGCTGAAATTCTAACAGCTCATACCATACTGTCACAAGTATAAATCTGTAATGAAAAGATTAATTTATTATGTTGTGATAGGCAGAGTGTGAATAGTTTTGTACGATTGTATGCATAATATTTTGGTAAATCCAGATTTCTCAAAATCCGTACTTTTTTTGAAGCATATTACTCTATATCTATTCTGTAAAAGTTTAGAGAAATGATAAACATCGCCTAGATCAGAGAATTAAATGCAAAATTcacaaattaaacattttataGCTTTTTTCCTCTTTTATCCAATCCGCATTTcataagcaaaaacagaaaactgCCAGAaaaaaactcagccagtctggcagcatctgtggagagaaagcagagttaatgttttgggtccagtgaccttccttcaTAATATTTGTTCTTCAGTGTTCATGTTCGGTGAAATGCACTAAAATTCAGAGAAGAGTTGTCACTGAGCCGAAACGTTCACTCTGCTTttccacaccctccctcccccctacagatattgtcagacctactgagatttccagcaatttctatttttgtttctgacttctagcatcaacagttttgttttgtttcctgtaTTTCATAAGATCTGATTGTTGATTtaattgatatatattgtgacgTAACCTTCAGCTAATCAATAGAGGCCAAGTCCTTCCAGTTGAGTTTATGAGCTTGAGCAGAACATTTTGTCTAAGCAGTTGTACATCACatcacaccttaaaactatgaaccaGAAAACTCTCAAAGCCAAATTAAATGGCACAATGCATGCAACAATTAAAGTTATTTTCTGAAGATCTATCATGTGTGAAGATAATATTGAACAGTTTaggaattgtttcagagatattaggaactgcagacgctggagaatctgagataacaaggtgtagagctggatgaacacagcaggccaagcagcatcagaggagcaggaaagctgacgttttgcgcccagacccttctttagaaaaataacatttccgaagaaaggtctaggcctgaagcttcagctttcctgatgcttggcctgctgtgttcatccagctctacaccttgttatctcagtttgagAACTCGTTTGGCTTTGACATTACAAATGTTTCCAGAAAAgtaatttctttaaaattaaaaaaaaacagtgaaatCTCCAAATGCTGTAGAAGTTGTTGCACCATCCATACCACAGGATGTAGTTATTGGGTAATTTACTTACTGTCATTCTCTCCTTGGGTTGCTTAGCAACAGAGAATTTCTGGTCTATAACATAGGCACCTTCAACACTTCCAGAAGCTGGGTAAGAAGAATATTAATATTAGTATATAACATTGTACTTTTTTGTGACAATCAGATAGAAATCAAGATGCAAATGAAAGCAGAAGACTTAAAATTAGTGTTGTCATAAGGGATGGGAAGCAACTAATGAAATATAAATTACCTAAACTGACAAATAAAGTTCAGCGAGGAAAGAATCtttgtgggattttttttttaaataaattatttcttaAAAATATACAAATGAAAAACATAAACTACAAGTCAAGCAAGTTACACCTGAATACCTCCAAACACAAGAGAAATTAATATGAATGGATATCATGATGCAGGCTGCAACACTTTCCCACCAGCACACAGCAATTTACGCAAACTTTCACAATAAGAATTATGCCACCACTTCAAGGTTAAGACCATGGTACTTGCAAGCTTGTGCGTGACAAGCATGTGTGATCATGACTGCtgtagaaaagaaaaaaaatgaaagcacTGAATACAGATAAACTTGCAACAGCTCAGTGGCTGAAAAAAAGAGGAGCACAGGACACAAGCCAGTCTAGCAATGAAGTCCATGTTTGCCAGCCACATTGCAGggttcacacagtcacctgtcTGCTTCCGCTTAGTACAAGGTACGTGAGTTGGTCTATGATATCTTACAGCtggttttaaaatgattttcCTGGAAGGAGAGCGGGtctgaatttctgattttttagTAAGTTCAGACTTCTTATAGGCTGTTAGaggaaaaacaaaagcaaatattATGAGGACAGGAACAATGTGGTAGGTCAGGTGGAATGATCAATATCCACTTTTAATTTAAGAAATTAATCAGGAAGAATTTAAGAAATTAGATATTACGACTTCTTGTTACTGTTTATTGTTATCTAAAATTTCTACAGTCAAATTTTTCAGCAAATGTATCATTATTACATGGGCACAATACAACCACCTCACGTCACAAAAATGCAACAAGAAAACATAAAATGCTTGATTCGTATGAACCTTTTCTCCTTTTCTTGTCTTCTTTGGAGACCGTACTGATAtcttttttaattatttttctctcaggCGTGGAAACTCTGTTTTTCCCAGTTTTTAACACCTTGCCTTTCCTATGTTTGTCTGAAGACAGGCTGATGAATTCCTTCTCTGCCTTTTCCTGTTTAGTAACAGCAGCTGGTTGTGTTAGAATGATACTTTCTTCATCTGCAGAATTAAAGTGCAAGAAATCACTAATAGCAACAGGGCTCAAACACAGGAAAAAGAAAATTCaagctcctttttaaaaaaaataagtaaCATTAAATAATATAATATAATGTAGTGTAACActtatttattttacttttaagAGATTTTATAATTTAGTCATAGGTGATAGCTATTAAGGCTTTATAGGCACCTTGAGTATCCATCCAGAGGCTGTCTGTATCCATTACAGATTCATCAATGCTCTCGTCCTCTCTCAGGTCTGTAGGGATTTCAATTTTTTCTGGGATCAGTGCAATTTGGACAGCTTTTGCAGGTGACTCATAAATCTGTCCTTCTGTTGACCGGGTTTGTTCACTAGGGGTAAAAACATCCTCAACATCACCATCATCGGGCATGGCAAACCTCACATTATGACCTACATCCTTTCCTCCTTCTAGAGTGGTCTGAACAACTGTAATAATGTCATCTTCTACTGTAATGACAGATTCCACAATTCCCCTATCCTCTTCAGTTTCTTCTACGGGGATGTTTTCGGATGCTTCATAGTCACCGGGGTCTTCGTGTAGAACAATTTCTGGCACAGGAACGTCAAATAACAAATTGGACTTAACTTCCTCTTTCATGGCTTTCTGGGCTTCAGCTGGTTCTTGCACTGGAACTGCTTCATGGACTTGTTGACCACTGGATTCTGCTTTAGAAACTTCACTTGGTGCAGGTCTAGTTTTGCTTTCTATGGTTTCCTCAGTTGGGGCTATTACACACTCAGTAACAATGTTGGATAAACCAGGCAACACAACATCTTTCACTCCCTTCTCAGTTTGGATAATTCCTTGCACAGGAGGGGATTTTTCAATTACTTTGCCATCATAATGCATAATTTCTATATCACCACTTGGTTCAATATTGTTACTGGGAAGACCGGGCTTGGTTTCGATCTCCCTAATATTATTAGGTTGAATTGTTTCTGGAGCAGGGCCAACCTTCTCAGTTACCTGATCAATTTGCTCCATTTCAAAACCTACTTTAGGTACTGTATCCTCACTAGACAAAGTAGGCTCAGTGGAAACTATCGCAGTTTCTGAAAGTGGAGTGATTTCTTGTATAGGAGCAGTTTTCTCAGATATATTTTGACCAGCAGCCTCCAGTTTTACACCAGCTTCCAAAATGTCAGTCTTAGTGAGTGGACTAGATTTGGATTCCACAGTCTCTTGAAGTTGAGGAGGTTCTTGAGTAGATGCAGTTTTCTCAGGCCCTTTCTGAGAAACAGATTCTGCCACAATCTCCTCAGAGGGCAATTTGGGCCTGGATTCATCTTCTGGGATCTTCTTAGGATGAACTGAGTCTTGAATAGGAGTAGTTTGCTGGAAAATTGTGTGATCTATGCTGTCTACTTCTATATCCACATCGAGCACATTATCCTGCCTGGGCAAAGTAGGCCTTGGCTTATCTTCCAAGGCTTTCTTGGGTCGAGCTTGTTCTTGAACCGAGACACTTTTCTCAGACCGTTGGTGATCGGTAGTTTTAAGTTTAAAACTCCCTTGTGGCACAGTAAAGTCACTGGGCAAAATATGCCTTGGTTCATCTTCCATGGTTAATTGAAGATGTTCCTGAGGAGAAGCTTTCTCAGACGGTTTGTTTTCAATAAATCTGGTTTTCAAAGAGGTCTCCAATACTGCAACATTGCTAGGTAGATCAGACAAATCGCTAGATTTACTGGCATTTTCGGTTTTATCTGGAAGCTCAATGGGAGAAATGTCTTTTGGAACTTGCTGAGCGTCAATGGTAATGGATATATTTTGAGTGCAAGATTCTCTCTGGGCAGGGTCATCAGGTAAATGATCTAGTTCAGATACTAACTTGGTAACTTGGTTTGAGACACTTAACGAAATCGTTTCATCCATCTTGAGTTCGGACTGTGCTTCCAAAATGGTAGCAATTTTTAATTCCCTGTCTTCTGATAAGGTACTGATTCTAAAATGGGAATCTTCTTTCTGCTTATTTGCATCTATTTGCCTTCTAATACTTTCCTCATCTATAGTCTGAGAAGCTGCACGGATTTGATGAAGGAAAATGCTGCCGTCCTCCAGTGGACTTTTAACTTCCTCAGGAGTTGGTAAGGGAGCAGAATATTCAAAAACACAGTAGCCCATTTCCTCTGCTTGATTAACATTTTTAATAATTGATTTGATGCTTTCAGTTAaagcctctgagccagaagctacATTTTCGGTGGTAGATTCACAGGGCATGGATGCTCTTCGAACTATTTCGATTTCTGTACCTTCTGAGCTCAGTCTCGTCCTAGTAACTCCTAAATCCAACATTTCAGGCAGGTCAGGAACCACAACAGTGTCATTTTTGTAATCATCTTTCAAAGTACAGGGGTATGCATATTGAGAGTCTAATTGCAGGCTTTCTGTGGCTGATTTCTCTTTTGCAACAGAGACAGTTTTATCCTTTTCCACTTCGACAGGAAAATAAATTTGCTTCTCCTCAGCGGGTGTTGTTACTGGAAAGAATTCTGCTGACTCCTCTAAACTCATCCCTCTGGTACAGGCTAGAATATCAGAAGCCAAAGGAGACAGAGATTCTGGGGGACCTTGGCTCTCTGTTTCCACCTCCAGTGCTACTGAATCCAAAGATGCTTCAGGTAAATTCAACACCAGCTTTTGTAGCTCTTTATCAATATTTGCATCAGCACTAGAATAGGTTTGTTGAGATATTGCTGCGGGGCGCTCCTCTTTGGCCAAATGGCTCAGTTGAATAGGTAAATGAGTTTCATTTTCCACAGCGGATTTAACTTCAACGGGCAACACTTTAGCCTGTACATCAACAGGTGGCGCATTAGCGTGTACATCAACAGGCACGGATGTCTGCGCAAGTGTGCTATAATGAATTCCTTCAGCTGATACATCATTTTCAACTTTGTGGGCATCCACTTCCGATTTCTCATGTGGGCCCTTCGAGAATTGTGGCACCGTATGAAGAAGTCTTGAACTGTTTTCATCTGAAATGGTCATTTCATAATAACCATCTTCAGGTGGTTTGGTACTATTTTCCCCATCATCTTTCAGAACAAATGTTTCAAAATATCTTGACATTTCTGGTTGATCCTCCTCCATCTTGACTTTTGAGCCCACATTAAAGGAGTCATATTTTTTATTTTGCACCGTTAGACTAGTGAAGCTTTGGGCGTTTTTATCAGGATAAACATTTGAATCCGATAATAGGTTCACGTTTTGTGGTTCCGCTTCTTTCTCTTGTTGAATGCTTTTTTCTTCCGTTTTCATAGGTGTATCACCAACTTTTTTGATATTTGAATCCATACTACAAGGCTCTTGTTTTATCCTCTCAAGCATAGAGTCTTGACTTAAAAGGGAATCGCTTGTAATGGGATGCATGCCACATTGTACATTTAGGTTAGATTCCTCCACATACAACTGGGCAGTCACAGCATCAGGCAACTGATGAACCTCTGCTACCTCAAGGTTGGTTTCAATTTCTTTAAATAGAAGATTACTTGGTTGTTGTTCAGACACATGTTTAGAGTATTCAGTTTGTAATAACTTTGTCATACCGTACATTGTCTCTACTGCTGGTTTTCCATTCACATGTTCTAAATGATGTTCTGCAGTATCTGTAGAGGTGTATTCAACACATTCTGATCTGTCCTCTGGCATTGAAAATACATCTGCTATATTTTCAACCAGCTTTATTGTATCTGGCGTATCTTTTCTTTTATCACTAGAACCTTCGAAAGCTATAGGTTTGTCTTCAATTGCACTGTGTGCAATTACAGGTAACTTGTCTATATGCAATTCCTCAAGTACTTGTTGCTTTTCCTggagcacgttttgcactttgCTTTCAGGGGCTGAAGTGCTGGTTGCAGCCAAGTCTATTTTTGCCTCTAGAGGAGGTAACACATAATTATCGTCTGCCACTGTTACTCCAGTAATCGATTGCTCTTTTTGTGAAGCACCTTCACTGTCCTTCAGTGAATCTTTTGCAGAAGGTATTTCAATATTTGGGGAAATAGCCTTTTGTTTACAGATATCTGTATCTGAAATCCCTGTACTGAGCTGTTTTGATGCATCTGGAGTTTCAGAACTATCAAGAGATTTTTTACTTTGAACTGAAACAGATTTGCCAGGCAGTGCTTCTGCCACAGTGTTTTGTGGTTTCATGATTTCGTCTGTTTTCTTGGCAGAACCTGACTGCATATGGATGGCTTTATTCTCTGCTGCCACAATGGAGATGCATTCATCTTCACAAAGACTGGACTGCAGTGAATTTGCATGGTGGCTAGTTGCGGTTTCAACACTAGAAGCCGCTAATTCTTCTCGACGTGGCTCAGTCTTGAATGAAACAGGAACAGGCTCTGTCTGCAAAACAGCTGAAATTAAAGCCTGCTTCTCGGAATCAGCTTCCTCTGTTGTTTGGATGATGTCATCATTATATTTTTCCAGCGTCGAAAAAGGTGGCAGGTCAGGTTTCTGCTGTTCAGGAATATTCTTTTCTTTGAACTCTGCCACTGACACTTCTTGCAACGACAATCTTTCTCCACAAGTAACAGAGGATTCTCCACTTGTTGACAGCTTGTCCATCTTCGTGGCTGTAAGCAAATCTAAAGTAGTTTGTGGCATGCATATAGTTAACTGTTACTAATAGGGAAAACCATTCTATTTCATATATTCCTGCCCCCAGTCAGACGGGTGTGTGTTGAATAAAAATGCATATAGTTAACTGTTACTAATAGGGAAAACCATTCTATTTCATATATTCCTGCCCCCAGTCAGACGGGTGTGtgttgaataaaaatgaaaagtgcAAATTTGTTCAACTCTGCAGCAAAACATTCAGCATTGGTGAAAACAGACTGAATGTAGTATTGGGCCTAAACTGTTTCTAAGCTGCAACTGATACTCAGGCTTGCTTAGTTATACTTAAAAGAaaactacatttttaaaatgttagcaATACATTAATTCGGAAGAAAAGATACGCAAACCAACCTCTAAAACttctaaaatttaaaattctgtGTTATTTTATTCTGTAGGATGAAAACAAAACCAAACTGTATTAGTTGATCAGTGATTTATCTCAGGAATAAAAAGCAtgtttgtttctgtatttttctttccAGATGCATCTCTTTGCTTTCTTAGAAAATGGATAAGTATATGTAATGAAGCTTTTTTGACTTTCCCTCattgtctttctttttaaaatgtgtgcATATGTGGCTGTTTTATACTCTACATTGTTGGTCATAATTCTATTACTGACTGATTTTTTGGTGTGTGGATGTCTCTTTACctccatttccttttttaaaacctcCACTCTACACCActtataattttgttttaattttattatcaGTTTTTCATCTCTTTGGGAGACGCAGATGCATTATAATTCTAGTCAGAAAATTCTTTGGTGTCTTCCTTGACACAGAAAGGGTGTGGGTTATGGAGGTCAAGGGCAGAGGGGAAGGTATGCAGGATTGTACTTCTACACCAGGATATTTACTCTTTCATCATCGTGCTTGCCACCTAAGTCTTTATATAGCTAAACAAATTACCCTCACAATCCTATCCCAGTCTCCAACTGTACACTTAATTAGAAAAAAAGCTTCTCACTAACACCATTTTCATTCTTAACCAGCTGATCATCCTAAAAACAGAATTGATTAATTAATGGTAAGCACTTGTCATAGCCCGAATAAAATAATAAATGCAAGATGCCAGCACCaaaacacaaagcaaaacaaTCTCTTTTCAAAATAATCCCAGAGATAAGCTTAAAAATACAGAAATGCAACTTAAAAAAGCTTCGAATCATGAATAAGTCTACGAATTAGAAAGCAAGTGAATCAACTCTAAAATAATTAATACACATTAGCAATGTAGCTGGCAAACATTTAGGCAATGGAAAtcctgtgctttttttaaaaataaaatcaacttgGCTGCAAAGCGTGTGACATCATGGAAACAAAATAACTCAAAATGTTAGGAGTGGTGGGAAATCATTGTTGCTTCTGTCGCCAGCATCAGTCAGCTAAAAGCAATTTATGCACAACGATTAAATTATCCTGAAAGCAACATATCTACCAGTAAACACTTGGAAGTGATACAATACTCAAAAGGCATTTCTTATTCTGTGGAAGTCAACAGGAAGACACACCTTCTACAGAAGGTGGCATTTCTTCCAAGGACTCAACTTCCCTAAGAGTCATTCCCTTTCCATTGGGAATTTCAGCTGGCACACTGTCTTCAGTTGATGATGTGGCCTCCATATATTTGGAATCCTGAGCCTGGGTTCCAGCTTCTGCTTGCACTAAGTGCGCAGCAGACCACTGCTCTTGGACATGCTCTTGCTTAAGAGCTAGTGTTGGCTCCTCTTCATCAGACGCTGGACTCTCAACAACTTTTTCTACTCAAAGGAAGAAGTGGACATGTCAGGACAAGAGACAACACAGATGCTATAACAAAACAATTTTAATGGGACACTTTCAGCTctgttttgaggaagtaaccatgTCATTTAAACACAAATGTCAAACAGAATTTGGTTAAGTAACACTGCCTGAAAGATGGTAAAAAGAGAGTAGCTTACAAAGGAGTTAagcatttatttgaaaaaaaagattTCTCAGGACCATGGATGAAATTGGCAGAGTTACTACTGGACAAACGCTTTCAAAGCGCTAGCATGGTGTAAAATGGCATCACTTTCTTTGATTGCAAGCATATATTTTCATTACTATAACAGAAATAGTATATTTCTTTTGACCAAATGCAATCCATCTCGGAAACTGTTTTCATGGCAATTTACTTGGGAATTTAAAGCCTACTAAAATGGCAGAAATTCATGATGACAAAGTAACGGCTCACTGCTGCTACACttaatttccttttcatgtttCATTAGAAATTACTAATAAATGAGTAGACTCTTCCAGATTTGGATTTATTGACGTAGAGTTTTGGCATGTTTTGATGATTTATGGATATATTTACTTCTAGCACGGTAAAACACCTGCAGGTCACACTAACATTTTATGCATTTGTGATTAGTTTTGTGTGTCACAAAATCactttcagcttttttttaaagattagattatattccctacaatgtggaacaggcccttcggcccaacaagtccacacctccccttgaagcatcccacccagacccatccccctataacccacacacccctgaacactacaggaaatttagcatggctgatccacctagcctgagcatctttggactgtgggaggaaaccggagcacccggaggaagcccacgcagacacggggagaatatgcaaactccacacagacggtcgcccgaggttagaatcgagcccgggtccctggtgctgcgaggctgcagtgctaaccagagccaccgtgccgtctaAGCAATGAAGAAAAACACAATATATGCTGCTACGAAGCAGAGGTTGACATCTCTCtaataactaaaactgaaagcCCCCATAGAAACTCGCCTCACCTTATGATCTATTAAAGtaaatgtgaaaagtggtataacctgcctgtTACCTcacaatctgttataaaggagaagtgaaataaaatgaactcctgacagtcatGTTACAAACAACAAATAACAACTTATTTcttaaacaaataacaatttatatACCTAACTCTAACAGTTAACAAATGAACAGAACTACCAACAGACTGAATAACTTCCCCCCTAACTACTAATTATtcccaaatgaaacaaaattctaatggcattgtcgttccaataaatacaagtcctacTTATATAAACCAATGTAAtaaggaaaataatttaaaacttcGTCTCTTAAAATTACAGCCAGCTTAAGTCTCCTGGAATTTTCTTTACCTTCTTCGCTGTTCACCAGTCAGGAATGCCTTTCTCTGTTGAATTCCTCTGTCAGGAATGCGGTTCTTtgtcaaattcttgtgtcaggaatattagctaagagtgctgcTGTATCTTTAGTTTAGAAGGTGGTTTTTGgagagcttagagaattctgatagagtcagtgattttttttatagctgagagctgttctcttggcagatgacagctgactctcacactgattttcaaatgctcGCTTCTTTTATTctcttgatgacctattaatttcttataataggattggccctaggttgtcaaaaccatcggTTGGGTTTTCGTATCTaaggcctggtttaaattaattggttaagttcaaaaacctgttgtcttggtaaaaatgctgcattgcctgctaacagtataaccttttgatacaatgtttcaatttcaagaactctacATACCTATTGCTGCCT
The window above is part of the Stegostoma tigrinum isolate sSteTig4 chromosome 7, sSteTig4.hap1, whole genome shotgun sequence genome. Proteins encoded here:
- the LOC125454137 gene encoding microtubule-associated protein 2-like isoform X9 — protein: MYFSLFLQTSGRSFDTKPIPAPEAEVISARIVQEVTAEAVAVLKGEQVKDNVPREQTSAVEDSANLPPSPPPSPASEHFGPAEKDVGIEVKAKPLQRCSSYQPATTQEKRKLLAPSISVSVHDEEPYNSDEEYYEHPLFSSQWAATSALPSATVQQADELYSQDKEKVVESPASDEEEPTLALKQEHVQEQWSAAHLVQAEAGTQAQDSKYMEATSSTEDSVPAEIPNGKGMTLREVESLEEMPPSVEATKMDKLSTSGESSVTCGERLSLQEVSVAEFKEKNIPEQQKPDLPPFSTLEKYNDDIIQTTEEADSEKQALISAVLQTEPVPVSFKTEPRREELAASSVETATSHHANSLQSSLCEDECISIVAAENKAIHMQSGSAKKTDEIMKPQNTVAEALPGKSVSVQSKKSLDSSETPDASKQLSTGISDTDICKQKAISPNIEIPSAKDSLKDSEGASQKEQSITGVTVADDNYVLPPLEAKIDLAATSTSAPESKVQNVLQEKQQVLEELHIDKLPVIAHSAIEDKPIAFEGSSDKRKDTPDTIKLVENIADVFSMPEDRSECVEYTSTDTAEHHLEHVNGKPAVETMYGMTKLLQTEYSKHVSEQQPSNLLFKEIETNLEVAEVHQLPDAVTAQLYVEESNLNVQCGMHPITSDSLLSQDSMLERIKQEPCSMDSNIKKVGDTPMKTEEKSIQQEKEAEPQNVNLLSDSNVYPDKNAQSFTSLTVQNKKYDSFNVGSKVKMEEDQPEMSRYFETFVLKDDGENSTKPPEDGYYEMTISDENSSRLLHTVPQFSKGPHEKSEVDAHKVENDVSAEGIHYSTLAQTSVPVDVHANAPPVDVQAKVLPVEVKSAVENETHLPIQLSHLAKEERPAAISQQTYSSADANIDKELQKLVLNLPEASLDSVALEVETESQGPPESLSPLASDILACTRGMSLEESAEFFPVTTPAEEKQIYFPVEVEKDKTVSVAKEKSATESLQLDSQYAYPCTLKDDYKNDTVVVPDLPEMLDLGVTRTRLSSEGTEIEIVRRASMPCESTTENVASGSEALTESIKSIIKNVNQAEEMGYCVFEYSAPLPTPEEVKSPLEDGSIFLHQIRAASQTIDEESIRRQIDANKQKEDSHFRISTLSEDRELKIATILEAQSELKMDETISLSVSNQVTKLVSELDHLPDDPAQRESCTQNISITIDAQQVPKDISPIELPDKTENASKSSDLSDLPSNVAVLETSLKTRFIENKPSEKASPQEHLQLTMEDEPRHILPSDFTVPQGSFKLKTTDHQRSEKSVSVQEQARPKKALEDKPRPTLPRQDNVLDVDIEVDSIDHTIFQQTTPIQDSVHPKKIPEDESRPKLPSEEIVAESVSQKGPEKTASTQEPPQLQETVESKSSPLTKTDILEAGVKLEAAGQNISEKTAPIQEITPLSETAIVSTEPTLSSEDTVPKVGFEMEQIDQVTEKVGPAPETIQPNNIREIETKPGLPSNNIEPSGDIEIMHYDGKVIEKSPPVQGIIQTEKGVKDVVLPGLSNIVTECVIAPTEETIESKTRPAPSEVSKAESSGQQVHEAVPVQEPAEAQKAMKEEVKSNLLFDVPVPEIVLHEDPGDYEASENIPVEETEEDRGIVESVITVEDDIITVVQTTLEGGKDVGHNVRFAMPDDGDVEDVFTPSEQTRSTEGQIYESPAKAVQIALIPEKIEIPTDLREDESIDESVMDTDSLWMDTQDEESIILTQPAAVTKQEKAEKEFISLSSDKHRKGKVLKTGKNRVSTPERKIIKKDISTVSKEDKKRRKAYKKSELTKKSEIQTRSPSRKIILKPAVRYHRPTHVPCTKRKQTASGSVEGAYVIDQKFSVAKQPKERMTNSSALTKIPTSKLSSLLPERPNSTCSAARKAFIDLDYYPTRPSSAGPRDSLTEQPIRKDAAMRSPEKRSALPRPSSILSTRRAPPEEKDAHFVPVTSPVYPAPKRPTTIRTEPRNDQKGQGVTRSRVHTSAGSEPTRTRSARSGTATPSTPGSTAVTPGTPPSYSRTPGSRTPRTPGTPGAHKSPILVPTERKVAIIRTPPKSPLTPKQLRVINQPMPDLKNIKSKIGSIDNLKHQPRGGQVHIANVKPDFSHIQPKCGSLDNVRYSPLVGNVQIVTKKIDVSHITSKCGSFSNIHYRPGGGHVRIESQKLDFKEKAQSKVGSLDNTRHTPGGGNVKIESHKLSFRENAKARVDHGADIITQSPGRSGATTPHRLSNVSSSGSINLMESPQLATLADDVTAALAKQGL